The Tenacibaculum jejuense genome includes a window with the following:
- a CDS encoding ankyrin repeat domain-containing protein produces the protein MKNYLKLSIALLLFSYINLFSQESNKDIFSIARSGSITDLKNILEEKPELIDQKNMAGYTPLILACYSGNNEVAKYIVDKSNNINLNNGYGTALMAAVVKGNKELVSYLLSKKADVNVYDANGTTALHYAVIFNLNPIAEELVNAGAKYDIKDNRGNTAKDYAVLKKNQKLLTLFKN, from the coding sequence TGAAAAACTATCTCAAATTATCAATTGCTCTTCTATTATTCTCTTATATCAATTTGTTTTCACAAGAAAGCAATAAAGATATATTCTCAATTGCGCGTTCAGGTAGTATAACAGATTTAAAGAATATTTTAGAAGAAAAACCTGAATTAATTGACCAAAAAAATATGGCAGGTTATACGCCTCTTATTTTGGCTTGTTATAGTGGAAATAATGAGGTAGCTAAATACATAGTAGATAAATCTAATAATATCAATTTAAATAATGGTTATGGAACTGCTTTAATGGCAGCGGTAGTTAAAGGAAATAAAGAATTAGTTTCATATTTATTATCTAAAAAAGCAGATGTTAACGTTTATGATGCGAACGGAACGACAGCTTTGCATTATGCAGTAATTTTTAATTTAAATCCAATTGCTGAAGAATTGGTTAATGCAGGAGCAAAATATGATATAAAAGATAATCGTGGTAATACAGCTAAAGATTATGCGGTTTTAAAGAAAAATCAAAAATTATTAACTCTATTTAAAAACTAA